ATGCATGCGCGGGTTGGGGTAGCGGTAGCGTCCGCTGAAATGACGCTGACGCTGGAAGTCGGTGACTTCGGCCATGCGCACGTCGTGATAGAGATGCACGTTCATGCGCGGCGAATCGATGATGCCGTCGAGCACTCCGGTCTGGGCCACCCGCACGATGGTCGTGTAGGGCGCGCGCTCGGCGACCTCCAGCCACAGCGTACCGAAACAGCCGGCGCCGCCGGTCAGCGACACCTCACGCACCTCGCCGGCCCCCAACTCGCCAAGCAGCCGCGTCAGGCGCAGGTAGTTGGCGGTACATTCGCCCTGCAGCGTTTTTAGGTCAGTGACATACGCGGTTCTGGCCACGGCTTATCTCCTTGCTCGCAATGAGGCCCGTTCGCGTGTCAGCCAGAGAAAGGCGATCAGGCACATGGCGTTATCCAGCCGCCCCGCCTCGAGCAACTGCTGAGCGCGGACGAATGGCAGCACGTGCACCTGGATGTCTTCATCCTCGTCCTCCAGGCCATGCACGCCGCCCAGCTCGCGGCTGTCGACGAGCCCGCAGAACAGCGTGACCCGCTCGTCGCTGCCCCCGGGACTCGGATAGTAGCTGTACAGCTCGATCAGCTCGTCGATATGGCAACCCGCTTCCTCCATGGCTTCACGGCGCGCCACCTCGGCCGGGTCCTCGCCGGCTTCGATCAGCCCGGCGACGGGCTCGAGTTTCCAGGGACTGAGCGAATCATCGAGCGCTCCGGCGCGCAGCTGCTCGACGAGGACCACGCTATCGCGCTCGATATCGTAGAGTAGCACGCCGACCGCGTCGCGGCGCACATGCACCTCGCGCTCGAGCACGCGGCTCCAGCCGCCCTGAAACAGCCGATGGCGCAGGTGGCGACGCTCGAGGCTGAAAAACCCCTGATACAGCGACTCGCTTTCCAGCCGCTCGACATCGGCGCCGGTAAAGCGCGTA
The genomic region above belongs to Halomonas zincidurans B6 and contains:
- a CDS encoding DUF1249 domain-containing protein encodes the protein MARTAYVTDLKTLQGECTANYLRLTRLLGELGAGEVREVSLTGGAGCFGTLWLEVAERAPYTTIVRVAQTGVLDGIIDSPRMNVHLYHDVRMAEVTDFQRQRHFSGRYRYPNPRMHQPDEKLQLNRFLGEWLEHGLAHGHATDLSTTR
- a CDS encoding NUDIX domain-containing protein, whose translation is MTDDHSQGATRFTGADVERLESESLYQGFFSLERRHLRHRLFQGGWSRVLEREVHVRRDAVGVLLYDIERDSVVLVEQLRAGALDDSLSPWKLEPVAGLIEAGEDPAEVARREAMEEAGCHIDELIELYSYYPSPGGSDERVTLFCGLVDSRELGGVHGLEDEDEDIQVHVLPFVRAQQLLEAGRLDNAMCLIAFLWLTRERASLRARR